One segment of Pleomorphomonas sp. PLEO DNA contains the following:
- a CDS encoding HutD family protein translates to MSLRLLTDADFRRLPWQNGRGTTLELLRRDDAAGAMLWRLSIADVVEPGPFSPLPGIDRVITLIEGTGFDLDFGGAQPPVSLRSFEPLAFSGDWSTAATIVHGPSRDFNVMTARGKITAKVQVVRSGIIAAPFAYILAVCGSMTASGDGVTVRAERGELIECHQEDEVRLGMEEAESALVVHLLMNGDEVIL, encoded by the coding sequence ATGAGTCTCCGGCTTCTGACAGACGCCGATTTCCGACGCCTGCCCTGGCAGAATGGTCGCGGCACCACGCTGGAACTCCTCCGGCGTGACGACGCTGCCGGCGCCATGCTCTGGCGGCTGTCGATCGCCGACGTTGTCGAGCCCGGCCCCTTCTCGCCTCTGCCCGGCATCGATCGGGTGATCACACTGATCGAGGGTACAGGATTCGATCTCGACTTCGGTGGCGCCCAGCCACCGGTGTCCCTCCGATCGTTCGAGCCGCTGGCCTTTTCCGGCGATTGGTCGACGGCAGCCACCATCGTCCATGGCCCGTCACGCGACTTCAATGTGATGACCGCTCGTGGGAAAATAACGGCGAAGGTCCAGGTCGTCCGAAGCGGTATCATCGCCGCTCCGTTCGCCTATATTCTGGCTGTATGCGGCAGTATGACCGCCAGCGGCGATGGCGTTACAGTTCGGGCTGAGCGGGGCGAACTGATCGAATGCCATCAAGAGGACGAAGTGCGTCTCGGAATGGAGGAGGCGGAATCGGCCCTCGTCGTTCATCTGCTGATGAACGGCGACGAAGTCATCTTGTGA
- the hutU gene encoding urocanate hydratase, whose amino-acid sequence MPSNTRYRDVEIRAPRGTTLRAKSWLTEAPLRMLMNNLDPDVAENPKELVVYGGIGRAARDWECFDTIVRTLERLEDDETLLIQSGKPVGVFRTHKDAPRVLIANSNLVPHWATWEHFNKLDAEGLMMYGQMTAGSWIYIGAQGIVQGTYETFVEAGRQHYDGSLKGRWVLTAGLGGMGGAQPLAAAMAGATSLNIECQQSRIDFRLRTRYVDKQAKDLDDALRLVAEHTSKGEAVSIALLGNAADVLPELVRRGVRPDLVTDQTSAHDPLNGYLPSGWTWDEYRARAKVEPEVVIAAATASMRQHVRAMLDFQTMGVPVFDYGNNIRQRAFDAGEQNAFAFPGFVPAYIRPLFCRGIGPFRWAALSGDPADIHATDAKVKELIPDNPHLHNWLDMAAERIAFQGLPARICWVGLGARARLGLAFNEMVRQGIVKAPIVIGRDHLDSGSVASPNRETEAMRDGSDAVSDWPLLNALLNTASGATWVSLHHGGGVGMGFSQHAGMVIVCDGSEDADRRIARVLHNDPATGVMRHADAGYDIAIECARDKELDLPMLGK is encoded by the coding sequence ATGCCGAGCAACACGCGATATCGTGATGTCGAAATCCGCGCACCCCGGGGCACGACGCTTCGGGCCAAGAGTTGGCTGACCGAAGCGCCGCTCCGCATGCTGATGAACAACCTCGATCCCGACGTCGCCGAGAATCCCAAGGAGCTGGTTGTCTATGGCGGCATTGGCCGCGCCGCCCGCGATTGGGAATGCTTCGACACGATCGTCCGCACCCTCGAGCGCCTCGAGGACGACGAGACGCTGCTGATCCAGTCGGGCAAGCCGGTCGGCGTATTTCGCACGCACAAAGACGCGCCACGCGTGCTGATCGCCAACTCCAACTTGGTACCTCATTGGGCGACTTGGGAGCACTTCAACAAGCTCGATGCCGAGGGGCTGATGATGTACGGTCAGATGACGGCTGGCTCGTGGATCTACATCGGCGCGCAAGGCATCGTTCAGGGCACCTACGAGACCTTCGTGGAAGCCGGACGGCAGCATTATGACGGCAGTCTCAAGGGACGCTGGGTATTGACGGCCGGCCTCGGCGGTATGGGCGGCGCCCAACCGCTTGCCGCCGCCATGGCCGGCGCCACTTCGCTCAACATCGAATGTCAGCAATCGCGCATCGACTTCCGCCTGCGCACCCGCTACGTCGACAAGCAGGCAAAGGACCTGGACGACGCGCTGCGCCTCGTCGCCGAGCACACCAGTAAGGGCGAAGCGGTCTCTATCGCGTTGCTTGGCAACGCCGCCGATGTATTGCCGGAGCTGGTGCGGCGCGGTGTGCGGCCGGATCTGGTCACCGACCAGACATCCGCCCACGATCCACTCAACGGCTACCTGCCGTCCGGCTGGACCTGGGACGAATATCGCGCCCGCGCCAAGGTCGAGCCAGAGGTGGTGATCGCCGCCGCCACGGCTTCGATGCGACAGCACGTGCGCGCCATGCTCGACTTCCAGACGATGGGCGTGCCGGTGTTCGACTACGGTAACAACATCCGCCAGCGCGCCTTCGACGCCGGCGAGCAGAATGCCTTCGCCTTCCCAGGCTTCGTCCCCGCCTATATTCGCCCGCTGTTCTGCCGCGGCATCGGCCCGTTCCGCTGGGCAGCGCTGTCAGGCGACCCGGCCGACATCCATGCCACCGACGCCAAGGTGAAGGAACTGATCCCCGACAATCCCCACCTGCACAACTGGCTGGACATGGCAGCCGAGCGCATCGCCTTCCAGGGGCTGCCAGCGCGCATCTGCTGGGTCGGTCTCGGCGCTCGCGCCCGGCTCGGCCTCGCCTTCAACGAGATGGTTCGGCAGGGTATCGTCAAGGCTCCCATCGTCATCGGCCGCGACCACCTCGACAGCGGCTCGGTCGCCTCGCCCAACCGCGAGACTGAAGCCATGCGCGACGGCTCGGATGCCGTCTCCGACTGGCCACTGCTCAACGCGCTGCTCAACACCGCGTCCGGCGCCACCTGGGTATCGCTCCACCACGGCGGCGGCGTCGGCATGGGCTTCTCCCAGCATGCCGGCATGGTGATCGTCTGCGACGGCAGCGAGGATGCCGACCGTCGCATCGCCCGCGTTCTTCACAATGACCCGGCAACCGGCGTCATGCGCCACGCCGACGCCGGCTATGACATTGCCATCGAGTGCGCCCGCGATAAGGAACTCGACCTGCCGATGCTCGGAAAATGA
- the hutC gene encoding histidine utilization repressor encodes MSDVSERPRGTPPHYAMVKQMILARIGNGEWPPRHRIPSENELVATLGLSRMTINRALRELAADGVLLRIQGLGTFVAEGKSQTSVFKVRNIADEIRERGHAHAAQTVMKDELKATPELADELGIELGAAVFHSLVIHLENDIPVQLEDRHVNPTLAPDYLTQDFSTRTPNSYLSAVAPWTTVEHTVEAVLPAPWEAKLLAIARSDPCLLIRRRTFSGERVVTSVRLLMPGGRSRIESRQGASIT; translated from the coding sequence ATGAGCGACGTCAGTGAGCGTCCCCGCGGGACTCCCCCGCATTATGCGATGGTCAAGCAGATGATCCTCGCCCGCATCGGCAACGGCGAGTGGCCGCCCCGCCACAGAATTCCTTCAGAAAACGAGCTGGTCGCCACGCTTGGCCTCAGCCGGATGACCATCAACAGGGCATTGCGCGAACTGGCGGCAGACGGTGTTCTGCTGCGTATCCAGGGCCTGGGCACCTTCGTCGCCGAGGGCAAAAGCCAGACGTCGGTGTTCAAAGTGCGCAACATCGCCGATGAGATCCGCGAGCGCGGCCATGCCCACGCAGCCCAAACAGTCATGAAGGACGAATTGAAGGCGACGCCGGAACTCGCCGACGAACTAGGCATCGAGCTTGGCGCCGCCGTCTTCCACTCGCTGGTGATCCACCTCGAAAACGACATTCCGGTCCAACTAGAAGATCGGCACGTCAATCCGACTCTGGCGCCGGACTATCTCACCCAGGATTTTTCCACCCGTACGCCCAACAGCTATCTTAGCGCCGTGGCCCCGTGGACGACGGTGGAACACACCGTCGAAGCCGTCCTGCCCGCGCCCTGGGAAGCCAAGCTGCTGGCCATTGCGCGTAGCGATCCCTGCCTGCTGATCCGGCGCCGCACGTTTTCCGGCGAGCGCGTCGTCACCTCCGTCCGGCTGCTGATGCCCGGTGGACGTAGCCGCATCGAGAGCCGACAGGGCGCCAGCATAACCTGA
- the hutF gene encoding formimidoylglutamate deiminase: MVTDNHQLLFAERALLADGWADDVVFSIGADGRIDAIERGVPAAGAKRLGGPVVPAVADLHSHAFQRAMAGLTQVAGQGDDSFWTWREEMYRLVSLLTPDDVVAIAAKLQIELLKGGFGRVAEFHYLHHGTDGRPYAEPAEMSLAVLRAAEMSGIGLTLLPVFYAHSDFGGVAPTAGQRRFIHDVDGFLTLLHGLVVPCRSAGARLGLAFHSLRAVTGDEIAAVMKAVPEHAPIHIHVAEQEREVAASIAHSGRRPVERLYDIADVDERWCLIHATHVTEAEVAMIAGSGAVAGLCPATEADLGDGIFPASDFLAADGRFGIGTDSHVSTSVADELRLLEFGQRLRDRRRNRLAGRPGASVGRTLFDRVLAGGARAAGTNESALSVGAPADIVVLDGRSPYLASVEGDAILDRWIFGGIGSAVRDVMIGGRWLIEDGRHANDEEVDRAFAAALQRLKA; the protein is encoded by the coding sequence ATGGTAACAGATAACCATCAATTGCTTTTCGCCGAAAGAGCCTTGCTGGCGGATGGTTGGGCCGACGATGTCGTGTTCTCCATTGGCGCCGATGGCCGGATCGACGCGATCGAGCGCGGGGTACCGGCAGCTGGCGCCAAACGCCTTGGCGGCCCCGTCGTACCGGCCGTCGCCGACCTTCATTCCCACGCATTCCAACGCGCCATGGCCGGTCTGACGCAAGTGGCCGGGCAGGGCGACGACAGCTTCTGGACCTGGCGCGAGGAGATGTATCGGCTGGTGTCGCTGCTGACGCCCGACGATGTCGTGGCGATCGCGGCCAAGCTGCAGATCGAGCTCCTGAAGGGCGGTTTTGGCCGTGTCGCCGAGTTTCATTATCTCCATCACGGCACGGATGGGCGCCCCTATGCCGAGCCGGCCGAGATGTCGCTGGCCGTCCTGCGGGCGGCGGAGATGTCGGGTATCGGCCTGACGTTGTTGCCGGTGTTCTATGCCCATTCGGACTTTGGAGGCGTTGCACCAACCGCCGGGCAGCGTCGATTCATCCATGATGTCGACGGCTTCTTGACGCTGCTTCACGGCCTCGTCGTGCCTTGTCGGTCGGCGGGGGCACGGCTTGGCCTGGCCTTTCATTCGCTGAGGGCTGTGACCGGCGACGAGATTGCCGCCGTCATGAAGGCGGTGCCGGAGCATGCGCCCATCCATATCCATGTGGCCGAGCAGGAGCGCGAAGTGGCGGCGTCGATCGCCCATTCGGGCCGGCGTCCGGTCGAGAGGCTTTATGACATTGCCGATGTCGACGAGCGCTGGTGCCTTATCCATGCCACGCACGTCACCGAGGCGGAAGTGGCGATGATCGCCGGCTCGGGCGCCGTCGCCGGCCTTTGCCCGGCGACCGAGGCCGATCTCGGAGACGGCATATTCCCTGCGTCCGATTTTCTCGCCGCAGACGGGCGTTTCGGGATCGGCACCGACAGCCACGTTTCAACGTCTGTGGCAGATGAATTGCGCCTTCTGGAATTTGGCCAACGGTTACGCGATCGCCGGCGGAATCGGCTCGCCGGCCGACCGGGCGCCTCGGTTGGGCGCACGCTGTTCGACCGCGTGCTTGCCGGCGGGGCTCGCGCCGCGGGCACGAACGAATCGGCGCTTTCAGTGGGCGCGCCAGCGGATATTGTAGTGCTGGATGGCCGTTCGCCGTATCTCGCCTCCGTTGAGGGCGATGCGATTCTCGATCGCTGGATATTTGGTGGTATCGGGTCGGCCGTTCGTGACGTCATGATCGGCGGCCGCTGGCTGATCGAGGATGGCCGCCACGCCAACGACGAAGAGGTTGACCGCGCGTTTGCCGCTGCCCTTCAACGCCTCAAGGCATGA
- a CDS encoding transporter substrate-binding domain-containing protein, giving the protein MNIRSLVAASALFAALAVPASAKEWKEVTIALEGAYAPWNLTDASGKIVGFEPDLTEYLCAHAKVKCTLISQDWDGMITALNAGKFDIIMDALSITPERKEVIDFTVPYAATPAVFAAPKDGELAKLAGTGSVIKLATTKDGADAIAPLKKALTGKTIGIQASTVYAGFVYDNFKDVAEIKEYKTSAERDLDLSAGRIDAGFDDATYFLGAFASADNAGLAFTGPEIAGQIWGEGEGLGVRKSDPELKALFDEAIKAAIADGTVKKLSEKWLKVDVTP; this is encoded by the coding sequence ATGAACATCCGTAGTCTCGTTGCCGCGTCCGCCTTGTTCGCCGCGCTGGCTGTGCCGGCCTCGGCCAAGGAATGGAAGGAAGTCACCATTGCGCTCGAAGGTGCCTATGCGCCGTGGAACCTCACGGATGCCAGCGGCAAGATCGTCGGCTTCGAGCCGGACCTCACAGAGTATCTCTGCGCCCACGCCAAGGTGAAGTGTACGCTGATCTCCCAGGACTGGGACGGCATGATCACGGCGCTCAACGCCGGCAAGTTCGATATCATCATGGACGCCCTGTCGATCACCCCGGAGCGCAAGGAAGTGATCGATTTCACCGTTCCCTATGCCGCGACGCCGGCCGTCTTCGCTGCGCCGAAGGATGGCGAGCTTGCCAAGCTCGCCGGGACCGGCTCGGTGATCAAGCTCGCGACGACCAAGGATGGCGCCGATGCCATAGCCCCGCTCAAGAAGGCGCTGACCGGCAAGACCATCGGTATCCAGGCGTCGACCGTCTACGCGGGCTTCGTCTACGACAATTTCAAGGACGTTGCCGAGATCAAGGAATACAAGACCTCGGCTGAGCGCGACCTCGATCTGTCGGCCGGTCGCATCGACGCGGGCTTTGACGATGCTACCTATTTCCTCGGTGCCTTCGCCAGCGCCGACAATGCCGGTCTGGCCTTCACCGGTCCGGAAATCGCCGGGCAGATCTGGGGTGAAGGCGAAGGTCTCGGTGTTCGCAAGTCCGATCCGGAGCTGAAGGCGCTGTTCGACGAGGCGATCAAGGCCGCCATTGCCGATGGTACCGTGAAGAAGCTGTCGGAGAAGTGGCTCAAGGTCGACGTCACCCCTTGA
- a CDS encoding ABC transporter permease: protein MSWIDLIGFGEQGRGGILLWAMCMTLAVTAASLCIGAVLGAIIATAKLSASRPARWLGDAYTTVFRGAPELLVIYLVYFGGSQAVTAIGKWLNYDGFLGLPSFLAGAVAVGLISGAYQAEVYRGAYQAVARGEIDAARSIGMGTLLRFRRILVPQILRFSLPGLGNVWQLSLKDSTLVSVTGLAELMRTSQIAAGSTKQYFLFFIVGGALYLVLTTLSDRIFNFAERRVARSFRNSLGRR from the coding sequence ATGTCCTGGATTGACCTGATCGGCTTCGGCGAGCAAGGCCGGGGCGGTATCCTGTTGTGGGCGATGTGCATGACGCTAGCCGTCACCGCCGCCTCGCTATGCATCGGGGCGGTGCTCGGCGCGATCATCGCGACGGCCAAGCTGTCGGCGTCACGGCCGGCACGCTGGCTTGGAGACGCCTACACGACGGTATTTCGCGGAGCGCCCGAGCTACTGGTCATCTATCTCGTCTATTTTGGCGGATCGCAGGCGGTGACCGCGATCGGAAAGTGGCTCAACTACGACGGCTTTCTTGGGCTGCCGTCTTTTCTGGCCGGTGCCGTCGCCGTCGGGCTCATCTCGGGAGCTTATCAGGCGGAGGTTTATCGTGGCGCCTATCAGGCCGTTGCCCGCGGCGAGATCGACGCCGCCCGTTCGATCGGCATGGGAACGCTGTTGCGTTTCCGGCGCATCCTGGTGCCGCAGATCTTGCGCTTCTCTCTGCCGGGTCTCGGCAATGTCTGGCAGCTCAGCCTCAAGGATTCGACACTGGTGTCGGTGACGGGGCTTGCCGAGCTGATGCGGACGTCCCAGATCGCCGCCGGCTCCACCAAGCAGTATTTCCTGTTCTTCATCGTCGGAGGGGCGCTCTACCTCGTGCTGACGACGCTGTCCGATCGTATCTTCAACTTCGCTGAGCGACGCGTGGCGCGCAGCTTCCGCAACAGTCTCGGCCGGCGCTAG
- a CDS encoding ABC transporter permease, translating into MDFDVAFLWSTFVKLIAAVPMTLALFAASVCLGALFALGITYCRVSGGLLLSAFGRAYVFVFRGSPLLIQMFLIYYGLGQFPAVRHSLFWPVLRDPFSCAVLALAFCTAGYQAEIMRGGLQAVPAREIEAGRASGMSGLLLFRRIIAPIAIRQALPAYSTEIILMVKSTALASLVTVWEVTGTAQRLISQTYRTMEVFLVATLIYLLINFIIVRLMALVEYRLSPHLRERPNPASGGGRQGEVHG; encoded by the coding sequence ATGGATTTCGATGTCGCCTTCCTTTGGTCGACCTTCGTCAAGCTGATCGCGGCCGTGCCGATGACGCTGGCGCTGTTCGCCGCATCGGTCTGTCTCGGTGCTTTGTTTGCGCTCGGCATCACCTATTGCCGGGTGTCCGGTGGGCTGCTGCTGTCGGCCTTTGGCCGCGCCTATGTCTTTGTCTTTCGCGGATCGCCGCTGCTGATCCAGATGTTCCTGATCTACTACGGTCTCGGTCAGTTTCCGGCCGTCCGCCACAGCCTGTTCTGGCCGGTGCTGCGCGATCCCTTCTCGTGCGCGGTGCTGGCGCTCGCTTTCTGCACCGCCGGCTACCAGGCTGAGATCATGCGCGGCGGGTTGCAGGCCGTCCCCGCCCGCGAGATCGAGGCGGGCAGGGCGTCCGGCATGTCGGGACTGCTGCTGTTCCGCCGCATCATCGCACCAATCGCCATCCGGCAGGCGCTGCCGGCCTATTCGACCGAGATCATCCTGATGGTGAAATCGACGGCGCTTGCCAGCCTCGTCACCGTTTGGGAGGTGACCGGTACGGCGCAGCGTCTGATTTCGCAGACCTATCGCACCATGGAGGTGTTCCTGGTCGCGACGCTGATCTATCTTCTCATCAATTTCATCATTGTCCGCCTGATGGCGCTTGTCGAATATCGACTGTCGCCGCACCTCAGGGAGCGGCCGAACCCGGCAAGCGGCGGCGGACGCCAGGGAGAGGTTCATGGCTGA
- a CDS encoding ABC transporter ATP-binding protein: protein MADAPVPAISVRNIHKSFGQHEVLRGISLDAQDGDVISILGASGSGKSTFLRCINLLETPDEGEITVAGEAIAMKRNRAGSLVPADRKQVDRIRSELAMVFQSFNLWSHMTVLQNLIEGPVHVLKRPKAECIAEAEALLEKVGLAERRNYYPAHLSGGQQQRAAIARALAMQPKALLFDEPTSALDPELVGEVLKVMRALAEEGRTMLVVTHEMAFARNVSDRVMFLHEGVVEADGAPEDIFTNSDSERFRQFIGNFQA, encoded by the coding sequence ATGGCTGACGCCCCGGTGCCGGCAATTTCGGTCCGCAATATCCACAAGTCCTTCGGCCAGCACGAGGTTCTGCGCGGCATCTCGCTCGATGCCCAAGACGGCGACGTGATTTCCATTCTGGGCGCCTCCGGTTCCGGCAAGAGTACTTTCCTGCGCTGCATCAACCTTTTGGAGACGCCAGACGAGGGCGAGATCACGGTGGCTGGCGAAGCCATCGCCATGAAACGGAATCGGGCGGGATCGCTGGTGCCGGCCGATCGCAAGCAGGTCGACCGGATCCGTTCCGAACTTGCGATGGTGTTCCAGAGCTTCAACCTCTGGTCCCACATGACGGTGCTGCAGAACCTGATCGAGGGGCCGGTGCATGTCCTGAAGCGCCCGAAGGCCGAGTGCATCGCCGAAGCGGAAGCGCTGCTCGAAAAGGTCGGTCTCGCCGAGCGGCGCAACTATTATCCCGCGCATTTGTCCGGCGGCCAGCAGCAGCGCGCGGCCATTGCCAGGGCGCTGGCCATGCAGCCGAAGGCGCTGTTGTTCGACGAGCCGACCTCGGCGCTTGATCCGGAACTGGTCGGCGAGGTGCTGAAGGTGATGCGGGCGCTTGCCGAGGAAGGGCGGACCATGCTGGTGGTCACCCATGAGATGGCGTTCGCCCGCAACGTCTCTGACAGGGTGATGTTCCTGCACGAGGGCGTCGTCGAGGCCGATGGCGCGCCGGAGGACATCTTCACCAACTCCGATTCCGAGCGCTTCCGCCAGTTCATTGGTAACTTCCAGGCCTGA
- the hutH gene encoding histidine ammonia-lyase: protein MTDIVVDTHLGWRDVAAVAEGARLQLSETAKQRIKNARAIVEAIVDRGIRAYGVNTGVGALCDVVVDRPLQRQLSHNILMSHATGIGAPLDVVETRAIMATAVSNYALGYSGVRLEVVEALTGLLNADVTPLVPTKGSVGYLSHMAHIALVLIGAGRARVGDKVVGGAEALAAAGQAPMELGAKEGLSLVNGIPCATGLASLALTRTERVLDWADATAALTIEALMGNPAAFDAVALSLRASPSLHAVGAALRNRLAGSGIIAAGAGRKTQDALSLRAVPHVHGAARDAFAAVADVVSRELASVSDNPAIVGTPEAPGVHSEAHAVGAAMGLALDQLAVAVAEVAAMAERRLDRLVNPLISGLPAFLAADSGVSSGFMIAQYAAVSLVNENRRLSLPASLDGGITSALQEDHLSHATPASLKALSVIENAEAILGIELLAAAQAHEFRHEGRAPGTDRLYRQVRDVVPSYADDRPLADDMALASGLIRSTSPL from the coding sequence ATGACCGATATCGTCGTCGATACCCATCTCGGCTGGCGCGATGTCGCGGCCGTTGCCGAGGGCGCGCGTCTCCAGCTTTCCGAAACGGCCAAGCAGCGCATCAAAAACGCCCGCGCGATCGTCGAGGCGATCGTTGACCGCGGCATTCGCGCCTATGGCGTCAATACCGGCGTCGGCGCCCTCTGCGACGTGGTGGTTGATCGGCCGTTGCAGCGACAGCTGTCGCACAACATCCTGATGAGCCACGCCACCGGGATCGGAGCACCGCTTGATGTCGTCGAGACGCGCGCGATCATGGCAACGGCGGTCAGCAATTATGCGCTCGGCTATTCCGGGGTCAGGCTGGAGGTTGTCGAGGCGCTGACCGGACTGCTCAACGCCGACGTGACGCCACTGGTCCCAACCAAGGGATCGGTCGGCTATCTCAGTCACATGGCACATATAGCATTGGTGTTGATCGGTGCCGGGCGGGCTCGGGTCGGAGATAAGGTCGTCGGCGGGGCCGAAGCACTCGCGGCGGCCGGTCAAGCCCCAATGGAACTGGGTGCAAAGGAAGGGCTGTCCCTGGTCAACGGCATTCCCTGCGCCACCGGTTTGGCGTCGCTGGCGCTTACGCGGACCGAGCGGGTGCTCGACTGGGCCGACGCAACGGCTGCGCTGACCATCGAGGCGCTGATGGGCAACCCGGCGGCCTTCGACGCAGTCGCGCTGTCGCTTCGAGCGTCGCCCTCCCTTCACGCGGTCGGTGCTGCACTGCGCAATCGACTCGCTGGCAGCGGGATCATTGCCGCCGGTGCCGGTCGCAAGACGCAGGATGCGCTGTCCTTGCGCGCCGTTCCGCATGTGCATGGGGCGGCCCGCGATGCGTTTGCCGCCGTCGCTGATGTGGTGTCTCGCGAGCTGGCGTCGGTGTCGGACAATCCGGCCATCGTCGGTACGCCGGAGGCGCCCGGCGTTCATTCGGAAGCGCACGCGGTCGGTGCTGCCATGGGCCTCGCACTCGACCAGTTGGCAGTCGCGGTTGCCGAGGTGGCGGCAATGGCCGAGCGACGTCTCGACCGCCTGGTCAACCCGCTGATCAGTGGCTTGCCGGCCTTCCTCGCCGCCGACAGTGGCGTCAGTTCGGGCTTCATGATCGCTCAGTATGCGGCGGTGTCCCTGGTCAACGAAAATCGACGCTTGTCGCTTCCGGCCAGCCTCGACGGTGGCATCACGTCGGCGCTGCAAGAGGACCACCTCAGTCATGCGACGCCGGCGTCGCTCAAGGCGCTGTCGGTGATCGAAAACGCCGAGGCGATCCTCGGCATCGAGCTTCTGGCCGCGGCGCAAGCGCATGAGTTCCGCCACGAGGGACGCGCTCCTGGCACGGATCGACTCTATCGGCAGGTCCGCGATGTCGTCCCAAGCTATGCCGACGATCGTCCTCTTGCCGATGATATGGCGTTGGCATCTGGCCTCATCCGCTCGACATCGCCGCTCTGA
- the efeU gene encoding iron uptake transporter permease EfeU: MLAPFLIMLREGIEAALVTGIIASYLKQTGRGAYLPVVWVGVLLAVALSLFAGAALQLMAAEFPQKAQELFEAIIGFVAVIVLVSMVFWMRRAARSIKGELRGAIDAAMRAPNGATWALIGMTFFAVGREGLESVFFLLAVFQQSPGASAPIGALLGLLVAVALGYALYRGGIRLDLRRFFRWTGIFILVVAAGLAAASLRSLHEAGLWNLLQARVYDLSDTLPVSSVLGTILSGVFNYQEAPTVGEAGLYVVFLVVTLTLFLKPERPAFFRPAVNGTEKG, translated from the coding sequence GTGCTGGCGCCATTTCTCATCATGCTGCGTGAGGGCATAGAAGCCGCGCTAGTGACCGGAATCATCGCGAGCTATCTCAAGCAGACGGGGCGTGGCGCGTATCTACCGGTGGTGTGGGTTGGCGTGTTGCTTGCCGTGGCGCTTTCGTTGTTTGCCGGCGCCGCCTTGCAGTTGATGGCTGCCGAGTTCCCTCAAAAAGCCCAAGAGCTGTTCGAGGCGATCATCGGCTTCGTCGCAGTGATCGTGCTGGTCAGCATGGTGTTCTGGATGCGCCGCGCCGCTCGCTCTATCAAGGGTGAGTTGCGTGGGGCAATCGACGCTGCCATGCGGGCACCGAACGGCGCTACCTGGGCGCTGATCGGCATGACCTTCTTTGCCGTGGGGCGAGAGGGACTCGAATCCGTCTTCTTCCTGCTCGCCGTTTTCCAACAGAGCCCGGGCGCTTCCGCGCCGATTGGTGCTCTGCTTGGCCTGTTGGTCGCTGTGGCGCTGGGTTATGCGCTTTATCGTGGTGGCATCCGCCTCGATCTCAGGCGCTTTTTCCGGTGGACGGGCATTTTCATTCTTGTCGTCGCGGCCGGGCTTGCCGCAGCCAGCTTGCGCAGCTTGCATGAGGCGGGTCTGTGGAACCTCCTCCAGGCGCGCGTCTACGACCTGTCCGACACGCTGCCGGTGTCGAGCGTCCTCGGCACCATTCTGTCCGGCGTGTTCAACTATCAGGAAGCGCCGACGGTCGGCGAGGCGGGACTCTATGTCGTCTTCCTCGTTGTGACGCTGACGCTGTTTCTGAAACCCGAGCGGCCAGCCTTTTTCAGGCCGGCGGTGAACGGGACCGAGAAGGGGTAA